The following proteins are co-located in the Callithrix jacchus isolate 240 chromosome 10, calJac240_pri, whole genome shotgun sequence genome:
- the INCENP gene encoding inner centromere protein isoform X6: MGTTAPGPIHLLELCDQKLMEFLCTMDNKDLVWLEEIQEEAMRMFTREFSKEPELMPKTPSQKNRRKKRRISYVQDENRDPIRKRLSRRKSRSSQLSSRRLRSKDSVEKLATVVGENGSVLRRVTRAAAAAAAATLTVAVPLPTPESPTMLTKKAEDSGTQCQLVPVVEIGNSERQNAEQHLTQLMSAQPLPRALSPTPASAAATAPASQGILTSDEESTPKKSKARILESVAVSSLMATPQDPKGQGVGTGRSVSKLRIAQVSPGPRDSPGSPDSQWQKRVLAPILPDNFSTPTGSGANSRPVRRSLIAPSSPSPQVSAQKYSPVAKQESVVRRASRRLAKKTAEEPAPSGRIICHSYLERLLNVEVPQKVGPEQKEPPEEAEPVVAAEPEVPENNGNNSWPRNDTKIANGTPNQKLAASNQETPSAGQQETKMDQVDGPREPPQSARRKRSYKQAVSELDEDQHLEDEELQPPRSKTPSSPCPASKVVRPLRTFLHTVQRNQMLMTPTSAPRSVMKSFIKRNTPLRMDPKEKERQRLENLRRKEEAEQLRRQKVEEDKRRRLEEVKLKREERLRKVLRARERVEQMQEEKKKQIEQKFAQIDEKTEKAKEERLAEEKAKKKAAAKKMEEVEARRKQEEEARRLRWLQQVRAQEEEERRHQELLQKKKEEEQERLRKAAEAKRLAEQREQERRERERREQEQREQEQERERRREQERLQAEREQQEQEKALRLQKERQQRELEEKKKKEEQQRLAERQLQEEQEKKAKEAAGASKVLNVTVDVQSPACTSYQMTPQGHRAPPKINPDNYGMDLNSDDSTDDEAHPRKPIPTWARGTPLSQAIIHQYYHPPNLLELFGAILPLDLEDIFKKSKPRYHKRTSSAVWNSPPLQGARVPSSLAYSLKKH; the protein is encoded by the exons ATGGGGACGACAGCCCCAGGGCCCATTCACCTGCTGGAGCTCTGTGACCAGAAGCTCATGGAGTTTCTCTGCACCATGGACAATAAGGACTTGGTGTGGCTTGAGGAGATCCAGGAGGAGGCCATGCGCATGTTCACCAG AGAATTCAGCAAAGAGCCAGAGCTGATGCCCAAAACACCTTCTCAGAAGAACCGACGGAAGAAGAGACGGATTTCTTATGTTCAGGATGAAAACAGGGACCCCATCAGGAAAAG GTTATCCCGCAGAAAGTCTCGGAGCAGCCAGCTGAGCTCCCGTCGCCTCCGCAGCAAGGACAGTGTGGAGAAGCTGGCCACAGTGGTGGGGGAGAATGGCTCCGTCCTACGGCGTGTAACCCgtgctgcagctgcagctgccgcGGCCACCTTGACAGTGGCTGTACCTTTGCCCACCCCTGAGTCTCCCACGATGCTGACCAAGAAGGCTGAGGATAGCGGTACCCAGTGCCAGCTGGTGCCCGTGGTGGAGATTGGCAACAGCGAGCGCCAGAATGCTGAGCAGCACCTCACTCAGCTCATGtctgcccagcctctgcctcgtGCTCTGTCTCCAACTCCAGCTTCAGCTGCAGCCACAGCTCCGGCCTCCCAGGgcatcctgacctcagatgaggaATCAACACCCAAGAAGTCAAAGGCCAGGATACTGGAGTCCGTCGCAGTGAGCTCCCTGATGGCTACACCCCAGGACCCCAAGGGTCAAGGGGTTGGGACAGGGCGGTCTGTGTCCAAGCTCAGAATTGCACAGGTCTCCCCTGGCCCACGGGACTCGCCGGGCTCTCCAGACTCTCAGTGGCAGAAGCGGGTGCTGGCTCCCATCCTGCCGGATAACTTCTCCACGCCCACGGGCTCCGGCGCCAACTCTCGGCCGGTGCGGCGCAGCCTGATTGCCCCATCCTCCCCGAGTCCCCAAGTCTCAGCCCAAAAGTACTCTCCGGTGGCCAAACAGGAAAGCGTTGTCCGCAGGGCAAGCAGAAGGCTTGCCAAGAAGACTGCCGAAGAGCCAGCTCCCTCTGGCCGCATCATCT GTCACAGTTACCTGGAGAGGCTCCTGAATGTTGAGGTGCCCCAGAAAGTTGG TCCTGAGCAGAAGGAGCCCCCCGAGGAGGCTGAGCCTGTGGTGGCAGCTGAGCCAGAG GTCCCTGAGAACAACGGGAATAACTCGTGGCCTCGCAACGACACCAAGATTGCCAATGGTACACCCAACCAGAAGCTTGCAGCCAGCAACCAGGAAACACCCTCTGCAGGGCAGCAAG AGACCAAGATGGACCAAGTAGATGGACCCAGAGAGCCACCGCAGAGTGCCAG GAGGAAGCGCAGCTACAAGCAGGCAGTGAGTGAGCTGGACGAGGACCAGCACCTAGAGGACGAGGAGCTGCAGCCCCCCAGGAGCAAGACCCCCTCCTCACCCTGCCCGGCCAGCAAG GTGGTGCGGCCCCTCCGGACCTTTCTGCACACGGTGCAGAGGAACCAGATGCTCATGACCCCGACCTCAGCCCCCCGCAGTGTCATGAAGTCCTTCATCAAGCGCAACACTCCCCTGCGCATGGACCCCAAG GAGAAGGAGCGGCAGCGTCTGGAGAACCTGCGGCGGAAGGAGGAGGCTGAGCAGCTGCGCAggcagaaggtggaggaggaCAAGCGGCGACGGCTGGAGGAGGTGAAGCT GAAGCGTGAGGAACGCCTGCGCAAGGTGCTACGGGCCCGAGAGCGGGTGGAGCAGAtgcaggaggagaagaagaagcagATTGAACAGAAGTTTGCTCAGATCGACGAGAAGACTGAGAAG GCCAAGGAGGAAAGACTGGCGGAGGAGAAGGCCAAGAAAAAGGCAGCGGCCAAGAAGATGGAGGAGGTAGAGGCGCgcaggaagcaggaggaggaggcgCGTAGGCTCCGGTGGCTGCAGCAGGTGCGAGCGCAG gaggaggaagagcgacggcaccaagagctgctgcagaagaagaaggaagaggagcaggAGCGGCTACGGAAGGCAGCCGAGGCTAAGCGGCTGGCAGAGCAGCGTGAGCAGGAGCGGCGGGAGCGGGAGCGGCGGGAGCAGGAGCAgcgggagcaggagcaggagcggGAGCGGCGGCGGGAACAGGAGCGGCTCCAGGCCGAGAG GGAGCAACAGGAGCAGGAAAAGGCCCTGCGGTTGCAGAAGGAGCGACAGCAGAGGGAActggaggagaagaagaagaag GAAGAGCAGCAGCGTCTGGCTGAGCGGCAGCTGCAGGAGGAGCAAGAGAAGAAAGCCAAGGAGGCAGCCGGGGCCAGCAAGGTCTTGAACGTGACTGTGGATGTGCAG TCTCCAGCTTGTACCTCCTATCAGATGACTCCGCAAGGGCACAGGGCCCCCCCCAAGATCAACCCAGATAACTACGGGATGGATCTGAATAGTGACGACTCCACCGATGATGAGGCCCATCCCCGGAAACCCATCCCCACCTGGGCCCGAG GCACCCCACTCAGCCAGGCCATCATTCACCAGTACTACCACCCGCCGAACCTTCTGGAACTCTTTGGAGCCATTCTCCCGCTGGACTTGGAGGATAtcttcaagaagagcaagccCCGCTATCATAAGCGCACCAGCTCCGCTGTCTGGAACTCACCGCCCCTGCAGGGTGCCAGGGTCCCCAGCAGCCTGGCCTACAGCCTTAAGAAGCACTGA
- the INCENP gene encoding inner centromere protein isoform X10: protein MPKTPSQKNRRKKRRISYVQDENRDPIRKRLSRRKSRSSQLSSRRLRSKDSVEKLATVVGENGSVLRRVTRAAAAAAAATLTVAVPLPTPESPTMLTKKAEDSGTQCQLVPVVEIGNSERQNAEQHLTQLMSAQPLPRALSPTPASAAATAPASQGILTSDEESTPKKSKARILESVAVSSLMATPQDPKGQGVGTGRSVSKLRIAQVSPGPRDSPGSPDSQWQKRVLAPILPDNFSTPTGSGANSRPVRRSLIAPSSPSPQVSAQKYSPVAKQESVVRRASRRLAKKTAEEPAPSGRIICHSYLERLLNVEVPQKVGPEQKEPPEEAEPVVAAEPEVPENNGNNSWPRNDTKIANGTPNQKLAASNQETPSAGQQETKMDQVDGPREPPQSARRKRSYKQAVSELDEDQHLEDEELQPPRSKTPSSPCPASKVVRPLRTFLHTVQRNQMLMTPTSAPRSVMKSFIKRNTPLRMDPKCSFVEKERQRLENLRRKEEAEQLRRQKVEEDKRRRLEEVKLKREERLRKVLRARERVEQMQEEKKKQIEQKFAQIDEKTEKAKEERLAEEKAKKKAAAKKMEEVEARRKQEEEARRLRWLQQVRAQEEEERRHQELLQKKKEEEQERLRKAAEAKRLAEQREQERRERERREQEQREQEQERERRREQERLQAEREQQEQEKALRLQKERQQRELEEKKKKEEQQRLAERQLQEEQEKKAKEAAGASKVLNVTVDVQSPACTSYQMTPQGHRAPPKINPDNYGMDLNSDDSTDDEAHPRKPIPTWARGTPLSQAIIHQYYHPPNLLELFGAILPLDLEDIFKKSKPRYHKRTSSAVWNSPPLQGARVPSSLAYSLKKH, encoded by the exons ATGCCCAAAACACCTTCTCAGAAGAACCGACGGAAGAAGAGACGGATTTCTTATGTTCAGGATGAAAACAGGGACCCCATCAGGAAAAG GTTATCCCGCAGAAAGTCTCGGAGCAGCCAGCTGAGCTCCCGTCGCCTCCGCAGCAAGGACAGTGTGGAGAAGCTGGCCACAGTGGTGGGGGAGAATGGCTCCGTCCTACGGCGTGTAACCCgtgctgcagctgcagctgccgcGGCCACCTTGACAGTGGCTGTACCTTTGCCCACCCCTGAGTCTCCCACGATGCTGACCAAGAAGGCTGAGGATAGCGGTACCCAGTGCCAGCTGGTGCCCGTGGTGGAGATTGGCAACAGCGAGCGCCAGAATGCTGAGCAGCACCTCACTCAGCTCATGtctgcccagcctctgcctcgtGCTCTGTCTCCAACTCCAGCTTCAGCTGCAGCCACAGCTCCGGCCTCCCAGGgcatcctgacctcagatgaggaATCAACACCCAAGAAGTCAAAGGCCAGGATACTGGAGTCCGTCGCAGTGAGCTCCCTGATGGCTACACCCCAGGACCCCAAGGGTCAAGGGGTTGGGACAGGGCGGTCTGTGTCCAAGCTCAGAATTGCACAGGTCTCCCCTGGCCCACGGGACTCGCCGGGCTCTCCAGACTCTCAGTGGCAGAAGCGGGTGCTGGCTCCCATCCTGCCGGATAACTTCTCCACGCCCACGGGCTCCGGCGCCAACTCTCGGCCGGTGCGGCGCAGCCTGATTGCCCCATCCTCCCCGAGTCCCCAAGTCTCAGCCCAAAAGTACTCTCCGGTGGCCAAACAGGAAAGCGTTGTCCGCAGGGCAAGCAGAAGGCTTGCCAAGAAGACTGCCGAAGAGCCAGCTCCCTCTGGCCGCATCATCT GTCACAGTTACCTGGAGAGGCTCCTGAATGTTGAGGTGCCCCAGAAAGTTGG TCCTGAGCAGAAGGAGCCCCCCGAGGAGGCTGAGCCTGTGGTGGCAGCTGAGCCAGAG GTCCCTGAGAACAACGGGAATAACTCGTGGCCTCGCAACGACACCAAGATTGCCAATGGTACACCCAACCAGAAGCTTGCAGCCAGCAACCAGGAAACACCCTCTGCAGGGCAGCAAG AGACCAAGATGGACCAAGTAGATGGACCCAGAGAGCCACCGCAGAGTGCCAG GAGGAAGCGCAGCTACAAGCAGGCAGTGAGTGAGCTGGACGAGGACCAGCACCTAGAGGACGAGGAGCTGCAGCCCCCCAGGAGCAAGACCCCCTCCTCACCCTGCCCGGCCAGCAAG GTGGTGCGGCCCCTCCGGACCTTTCTGCACACGGTGCAGAGGAACCAGATGCTCATGACCCCGACCTCAGCCCCCCGCAGTGTCATGAAGTCCTTCATCAAGCGCAACACTCCCCTGCGCATGGACCCCAAG TGCAGCTTTGTC GAGAAGGAGCGGCAGCGTCTGGAGAACCTGCGGCGGAAGGAGGAGGCTGAGCAGCTGCGCAggcagaaggtggaggaggaCAAGCGGCGACGGCTGGAGGAGGTGAAGCT GAAGCGTGAGGAACGCCTGCGCAAGGTGCTACGGGCCCGAGAGCGGGTGGAGCAGAtgcaggaggagaagaagaagcagATTGAACAGAAGTTTGCTCAGATCGACGAGAAGACTGAGAAG GCCAAGGAGGAAAGACTGGCGGAGGAGAAGGCCAAGAAAAAGGCAGCGGCCAAGAAGATGGAGGAGGTAGAGGCGCgcaggaagcaggaggaggaggcgCGTAGGCTCCGGTGGCTGCAGCAGGTGCGAGCGCAG gaggaggaagagcgacggcaccaagagctgctgcagaagaagaaggaagaggagcaggAGCGGCTACGGAAGGCAGCCGAGGCTAAGCGGCTGGCAGAGCAGCGTGAGCAGGAGCGGCGGGAGCGGGAGCGGCGGGAGCAGGAGCAgcgggagcaggagcaggagcggGAGCGGCGGCGGGAACAGGAGCGGCTCCAGGCCGAGAG GGAGCAACAGGAGCAGGAAAAGGCCCTGCGGTTGCAGAAGGAGCGACAGCAGAGGGAActggaggagaagaagaagaag GAAGAGCAGCAGCGTCTGGCTGAGCGGCAGCTGCAGGAGGAGCAAGAGAAGAAAGCCAAGGAGGCAGCCGGGGCCAGCAAGGTCTTGAACGTGACTGTGGATGTGCAG TCTCCAGCTTGTACCTCCTATCAGATGACTCCGCAAGGGCACAGGGCCCCCCCCAAGATCAACCCAGATAACTACGGGATGGATCTGAATAGTGACGACTCCACCGATGATGAGGCCCATCCCCGGAAACCCATCCCCACCTGGGCCCGAG GCACCCCACTCAGCCAGGCCATCATTCACCAGTACTACCACCCGCCGAACCTTCTGGAACTCTTTGGAGCCATTCTCCCGCTGGACTTGGAGGATAtcttcaagaagagcaagccCCGCTATCATAAGCGCACCAGCTCCGCTGTCTGGAACTCACCGCCCCTGCAGGGTGCCAGGGTCCCCAGCAGCCTGGCCTACAGCCTTAAGAAGCACTGA
- the INCENP gene encoding inner centromere protein isoform X9 produces MPKTPSQKNRRKKRRISYVQDENRDPIRKRFSHHHPSWWLLGRLGCHPVLLSVSLCPAASARLSRRKSRSSQLSSRRLRSKDSVEKLATVVGENGSVLRRVTRAAAAAAAATLTVAVPLPTPESPTMLTKKAEDSGTQCQLVPVVEIGNSERQNAEQHLTQLMSAQPLPRALSPTPASAAATAPASQGILTSDEESTPKKSKARILESVAVSSLMATPQDPKGQGVGTGRSVSKLRIAQVSPGPRDSPGSPDSQWQKRVLAPILPDNFSTPTGSGANSRPVRRSLIAPSSPSPQVSAQKYSPVAKQESVVRRASRRLAKKTAEEPAPSGRIICHSYLERLLNVEVPQKVGPEQKEPPEEAEPVVAAEPEVPENNGNNSWPRNDTKIANGTPNQKLAASNQETPSAGQQETKMDQVDGPREPPQSARRKRSYKQAVSELDEDQHLEDEELQPPRSKTPSSPCPASKVVRPLRTFLHTVQRNQMLMTPTSAPRSVMKSFIKRNTPLRMDPKCSFVEKERQRLENLRRKEEAEQLRRQKVEEDKRRRLEEVKLKREERLRKVLRARERVEQMQEEKKKQIEQKFAQIDEKTEKAKEERLAEEKAKKKAAAKKMEEVEARRKQEEEARRLRWLQQVRAQEEEERRHQELLQKKKEEEQERLRKAAEAKRLAEQREQERRERERREQEQREQEQERERRREQERLQAEREQQEQEKALRLQKERQQRELEEKKKKEEQQRLAERQLQEEQEKKAKEAAGASKVLNVTVDVQSPACTSYQMTPQGHRAPPKINPDNYGMDLNSDDSTDDEAHPRKPIPTWARGTPLSQAIIHQYYHPPNLLELFGAILPLDLEDIFKKSKPRYHKRTSSAVWNSPPLQGARVPSSLAYSLKKH; encoded by the exons ATGCCCAAAACACCTTCTCAGAAGAACCGACGGAAGAAGAGACGGATTTCTTATGTTCAGGATGAAAACAGGGACCCCATCAGGAAAAG ATTCTCTCATCATCATCCAAGCTGGTGGCTCTTGGGGAGACTGGGGTGCCACCCCGTTCTTCTGTCCGTcagcctctgccctgctgcctctGCCAGGTTATCCCGCAGAAAGTCTCGGAGCAGCCAGCTGAGCTCCCGTCGCCTCCGCAGCAAGGACAGTGTGGAGAAGCTGGCCACAGTGGTGGGGGAGAATGGCTCCGTCCTACGGCGTGTAACCCgtgctgcagctgcagctgccgcGGCCACCTTGACAGTGGCTGTACCTTTGCCCACCCCTGAGTCTCCCACGATGCTGACCAAGAAGGCTGAGGATAGCGGTACCCAGTGCCAGCTGGTGCCCGTGGTGGAGATTGGCAACAGCGAGCGCCAGAATGCTGAGCAGCACCTCACTCAGCTCATGtctgcccagcctctgcctcgtGCTCTGTCTCCAACTCCAGCTTCAGCTGCAGCCACAGCTCCGGCCTCCCAGGgcatcctgacctcagatgaggaATCAACACCCAAGAAGTCAAAGGCCAGGATACTGGAGTCCGTCGCAGTGAGCTCCCTGATGGCTACACCCCAGGACCCCAAGGGTCAAGGGGTTGGGACAGGGCGGTCTGTGTCCAAGCTCAGAATTGCACAGGTCTCCCCTGGCCCACGGGACTCGCCGGGCTCTCCAGACTCTCAGTGGCAGAAGCGGGTGCTGGCTCCCATCCTGCCGGATAACTTCTCCACGCCCACGGGCTCCGGCGCCAACTCTCGGCCGGTGCGGCGCAGCCTGATTGCCCCATCCTCCCCGAGTCCCCAAGTCTCAGCCCAAAAGTACTCTCCGGTGGCCAAACAGGAAAGCGTTGTCCGCAGGGCAAGCAGAAGGCTTGCCAAGAAGACTGCCGAAGAGCCAGCTCCCTCTGGCCGCATCATCT GTCACAGTTACCTGGAGAGGCTCCTGAATGTTGAGGTGCCCCAGAAAGTTGG TCCTGAGCAGAAGGAGCCCCCCGAGGAGGCTGAGCCTGTGGTGGCAGCTGAGCCAGAG GTCCCTGAGAACAACGGGAATAACTCGTGGCCTCGCAACGACACCAAGATTGCCAATGGTACACCCAACCAGAAGCTTGCAGCCAGCAACCAGGAAACACCCTCTGCAGGGCAGCAAG AGACCAAGATGGACCAAGTAGATGGACCCAGAGAGCCACCGCAGAGTGCCAG GAGGAAGCGCAGCTACAAGCAGGCAGTGAGTGAGCTGGACGAGGACCAGCACCTAGAGGACGAGGAGCTGCAGCCCCCCAGGAGCAAGACCCCCTCCTCACCCTGCCCGGCCAGCAAG GTGGTGCGGCCCCTCCGGACCTTTCTGCACACGGTGCAGAGGAACCAGATGCTCATGACCCCGACCTCAGCCCCCCGCAGTGTCATGAAGTCCTTCATCAAGCGCAACACTCCCCTGCGCATGGACCCCAAG TGCAGCTTTGTC GAGAAGGAGCGGCAGCGTCTGGAGAACCTGCGGCGGAAGGAGGAGGCTGAGCAGCTGCGCAggcagaaggtggaggaggaCAAGCGGCGACGGCTGGAGGAGGTGAAGCT GAAGCGTGAGGAACGCCTGCGCAAGGTGCTACGGGCCCGAGAGCGGGTGGAGCAGAtgcaggaggagaagaagaagcagATTGAACAGAAGTTTGCTCAGATCGACGAGAAGACTGAGAAG GCCAAGGAGGAAAGACTGGCGGAGGAGAAGGCCAAGAAAAAGGCAGCGGCCAAGAAGATGGAGGAGGTAGAGGCGCgcaggaagcaggaggaggaggcgCGTAGGCTCCGGTGGCTGCAGCAGGTGCGAGCGCAG gaggaggaagagcgacggcaccaagagctgctgcagaagaagaaggaagaggagcaggAGCGGCTACGGAAGGCAGCCGAGGCTAAGCGGCTGGCAGAGCAGCGTGAGCAGGAGCGGCGGGAGCGGGAGCGGCGGGAGCAGGAGCAgcgggagcaggagcaggagcggGAGCGGCGGCGGGAACAGGAGCGGCTCCAGGCCGAGAG GGAGCAACAGGAGCAGGAAAAGGCCCTGCGGTTGCAGAAGGAGCGACAGCAGAGGGAActggaggagaagaagaagaag GAAGAGCAGCAGCGTCTGGCTGAGCGGCAGCTGCAGGAGGAGCAAGAGAAGAAAGCCAAGGAGGCAGCCGGGGCCAGCAAGGTCTTGAACGTGACTGTGGATGTGCAG TCTCCAGCTTGTACCTCCTATCAGATGACTCCGCAAGGGCACAGGGCCCCCCCCAAGATCAACCCAGATAACTACGGGATGGATCTGAATAGTGACGACTCCACCGATGATGAGGCCCATCCCCGGAAACCCATCCCCACCTGGGCCCGAG GCACCCCACTCAGCCAGGCCATCATTCACCAGTACTACCACCCGCCGAACCTTCTGGAACTCTTTGGAGCCATTCTCCCGCTGGACTTGGAGGATAtcttcaagaagagcaagccCCGCTATCATAAGCGCACCAGCTCCGCTGTCTGGAACTCACCGCCCCTGCAGGGTGCCAGGGTCCCCAGCAGCCTGGCCTACAGCCTTAAGAAGCACTGA